A genome region from Catharus ustulatus isolate bCatUst1 chromosome Z unlocalized genomic scaffold, bCatUst1.pri.v2 scaffold_26_arrow_ctg1, whole genome shotgun sequence includes the following:
- the ZCCHC9 gene encoding zinc finger CCHC domain-containing protein 9 produces MTRWARRNAPPEARALPATPWEQLSAEPEPKRRRRKKEYENQDVNGFGQRLQQQQQEEEEALRKDRRRESRRLRRQERKKNAMVCFHCREPGHGVADCPAVLESQDMGTGICYRCGSTEHDLSKCRAKVDPAAGSLPYAKCFICGEMGHLSRSCPDNPKGLYAEGGGCKLCGSVEHFKKDCPEKQNAEQVTVGRWTPGLSADHEDVAAAPAPQRAQPKAHKVVTF; encoded by the exons ATGACCCGCTGGGCCCGGCGGAACGCCCCGCCCGAGGCCCGGGCGCTGCCCGCCAccccctgggagcagctgagcGCCGAGCCGGAGcccaagaggaggaggaggaaaaaggagtaCGAGAACCAGGATGTGAACGGGTTCGGGCAgcggctgcagcagcagcagcaggaggaggaggaggcgctGAGGAAGGACAGGcggagggagagcaggaggctgaggaggcaggagaggaagaagaacGCCATG gTGTGTTTCCACTGCAGAGAGCCTGGCCACGGCGTGGCTGATTGTCCTGCGGTGCTGGAGAgccaggacatggggacagggatctgCTACCGCTGTGGATCCACGGAGCACGACCTCAGCAAGTGCAGAGCCAAGGTGGATCCAGCTGCCG GGTCGCTTCCCTATGCGAAATGTTTCATCTGTGGTGAGATGGGGCATCTGTCGAGGTCGTGTCCGGATAATCCCAAGGGATTGTATGCTGAAG GTGGGGGCTGCAAACTGTGTGGCTCTGTGGAGCACTTCAAGAAGGACTGCCCAGAGAAGCAGAACGCAG agcaggtgACGGTCGGGCGCTGGACCCCCGGCCTGAGCGCTGACCACGAGGACGTCGCGGCCGCGCCGGCGCCGCAGAGAGCTCAGCCCAAGGCACACAAAGTTGTCACTTTCTGA
- the ACOT12 gene encoding acetyl-coenzyme A thioesterase: protein MAVCMSQAVLPAHAGPRGELGAGPLLRWMDAAACLAAEKHAGVSCVTASMDDIQFEEAARVGQIIAIRAKVNRAFKTSMEVGIKVTVQDVFTNAEKIVSVAYATYVAKPVGAGKVELKPVELLSAEDHLEHSLAIERRRIRLGYVQVFQKLMQESNKEDTCEEKDAVSTEHTHVQSTELVLPPHANHHGNTFGGQIMAWMQTVASISASRLCRSHPILKSVNMFKFWGPSFVGDRLVFNAIVNNTFHNSVEVGVRVEAYNCEEWIKDQPRHINSAFLIFSAVNDQGELLTFPRVKPTTQDGVRRYHGAIARRRIRLTRKCMLSAKGDKPSDAWETSNQAYLSYSNIAALTHLARKPGWDITKTLDNVKIWTHEEGAVLSFKVEMQVKVPSHVAFSLLSDFSLRQRWDRHFQTCEILQAVSEEEKIYHVTSAPMTGHQPRDFVVLVSQRQPCRPQEPYTVAVRSVTLKAMPPSPEFCRSEILCAGFQIYSSSSSSCTVCYFNQVTSGVMPYLAANLTGSSKSIEDTALECIKFLELKDSEC, encoded by the exons ATGGCTGTGTGCATGAGCCAGGCCGTGCTGCCGGCCCACGCCGGGCCCCGCGGCGAGCTGGGCGCGGGGCCGCTGCTGCGCTGGATGGACGCCGCCGCCTGCCTCGCAG CTGAGAAACATGCTGGGGTGTCCTGCGTGACAGCGTCCATGGACGACATTCAGTTTGAAGAGGCTGCCAG GGTTGGACAAATTATTGCCATCAGAGCAAAGGTGAACAGAGCATTCAAAACCAGCATGGAG GTTGGCATCAAGGTGACAGTACAAGATGTTTTCACCAATGCTGAAAAGATTGTGAGTGTGGCATATGCAACATATGTGGCCAAACCAGTTGGTGCTGGAAAG GTGGAGCTGAagcctgtggagctgctgtctgcagaagaccacctggagcacagcctggctATTGAGAGGAGAAGAATCCGTCTGGGCTATGTCCAGGTTTTTCAGAAGCTCATGCAGGAGAGCAATAAGGAAG ATACTTGTGAAGAGAAAGATGCAGTTTCCACTGAGCACACTCACGTACAGAGCACTGAGCTTGTCCTGCCTCCTCATGCAAACCATCATGGAAACACTTTTGGTGGCCAGATCATGGCTTGGATGCAGACAGTGGCAAGCATTTCAGCAAG CCGCCTGTGTCGTTCACACCCCATCCTGAAGTCAGTCAACATGTTCAAATTCTGGGGGCCCTCCTTCGTGGGCGACCGCCTGGTCTTCAATGCCATTGTCAACAACACTTTTCACAACAG CGTGGAGGTTGGTGTCCGTGTTGAGGCTTACAACTGCGAGGAGTGGATCAAGGACCAGCCACGGCACATCAACAGTGCATTCCtcattttcagtgctgtgaatGACCAAGGGGAGCTGCTCACCTTCCCCAGGGTGAAGCCCACGACACAG GATGGTGTGAGGAGGTACCATGGAGCCATTGCCCGGAGGAGGATTCGGCTCACCAG AAAATGCATGCTGTCTGCTAAAGGAGACAAGCCCTCTGATGCCTGGGAGACAAGCAACCAG GCGTATTTGAGTTACAGCAACATAGCTGCACTGACACACCTGGCAAGAAAACCGGGGTGGGACATAACCAAGACTCTGGATAAT GTAAAAATCTGGACCCACGAGGAGGGTGCTGTGCTGTCATTCAAGGTGGAGATGCAGGTGAAGGTCCCGTCCCACGTTGCCTTCTCCCTCTTGTCCGACTTCAGCCTCCGCCAGCGCTGGGACAGACACTTCCA GACGTGCGAGATCCTGCAGGCTGTGAGCGAAGAGGAGAAAATCTACCACGTCACATCTGCCCCCATGACAGGCCACCAGCCCAGGGACTTCGTGGTGCTGGTGTCCCaaaggcagccctgcaggccaCA GGAGCCCTACACGGTGGCTGTGAGGTCGGTGACCCTCAAGGCGATGCCCCCGAGCCCGGAGTTCTGCAGGAGTGAAATCCTCTGTGCTGGGTTCCAGatctacagcagcagcagcagctcctgcacc GTGTGTTACTTCAATCAAGTGACATCAGGAGTTATGCCTTACTTAGCTGCAAATCTTACTGGCTCATCAAAATCCATTGAAGACACTGCTTTGGAATGTATAAAGTTCTTAGAGCTGAAAGACAGCGAGTGCTGA